The Hymenobacter swuensis DY53 genome includes the window CAGCTGGGTTTCCGGGAAGTGGAAACCGAAAACGGCCGGACGGTTATCATCGTTACGGTGCCGGAAAGCAGCCAGAAGCCCCACCGCGCCCAGGTGGCGGAAGCCGAATGGCGTACGTATGTGCGGGTGCGCGACGAAAGTGTACTGGCCAGTTCCCTCACCGAAAAGGTGCTGGAGCGACAGGAACCCGCCGGCCCGCAGTTCGAGCGAATTCCCTTAAATAAAGAAGAACTAGCCGTACTGGATTATCTGAGCAAAAATCCGCGTATTACGCTGGCCCAGTACATGAAGCTGCTCAACATCGGGGAGCGGCGCGCTTATCGGACCCTTATCAAGCTCACCTTGCACGGCTACATCAAGCACCACGACAAGCAAAAGGAGGTGTATTACACGCTCTGAGCGGATTCCAGCAAATCCCAGAGGTTGCCGTACAAATCGGCGAAAACCAGCACC containing:
- a CDS encoding AlbA family DNA-binding domain-containing protein yields the protein MTELLELIRQGEGERLEFKQRTTHPTRIARTLSSLANTHGGRVLVGVDDDGRIVGVRDVEEEFYQLRQAAQHFIEPPLQLGFREVETENGRTVIIVTVPESSQKPHRAQVAEAEWRTYVRVRDESVLASSLTEKVLERQEPAGPQFERIPLNKEELAVLDYLSKNPRITLAQYMKLLNIGERRAYRTLIKLTLHGYIKHHDKQKEVYYTL